A single Amia ocellicauda isolate fAmiCal2 chromosome 9, fAmiCal2.hap1, whole genome shotgun sequence DNA region contains:
- the cebpg gene encoding CCAAT/enhancer-binding protein gamma, with amino-acid sequence MSKTSQQKPSTDQNGVSVIQTQAHTSGLQQVPQLVPVSPGGGGKAMAPSKSKKSSPDKESDEYRQRRERNNLAVKKSRMRSKQKAQDTQQRVNELKEENERLEAKIKLLSKELSVLKDLFLEHAHNLADNVQPQATEASNTAQNNNNNNNHHHHTGQ; translated from the coding sequence ATGAGCAAAACGTCGCAGCAGAAACCTTCTACAGACCAGAACGGAGTGAGCGTCATCCAGACCCAGGCCCACACCAGCGGCTTACAGCAGGTTCCCCAGCTGGTGCCGGTCAGTCCAGGCGGGGGCGGCAAGGCCATGGCCCCCAGTAAGTCCAAGAAGTCCAGCCCGGACAAGGAGAGCGACGAGTACCGGCAGCGGCGCGAGCGCAACAACCTCGCTGTGAAGAAGAGCCGCATGCGCAGCAAGCAGAAAGCCCAGGACACCCAGCAGAGGGTGAACGAACTGAAGGAGGAGAATGAGCGTCTGGAGGCCAAGATCAAGCTGCTGAGCAAGGAGCTGAGCGTGCTGAAGGACTTGTTCCTGGAGCACGCGCACAACCTGGCAGACAATGTGCAGCCGCAGGCAACGGAGGCCTCCAACACAGcgcagaacaacaacaacaacaacaaccaccaccaccacacaggGCAATAA
- the cebpa gene encoding CCAAT/enhancer-binding protein alpha: MEQPNFYEVDQRPLMTSLPQNQQAAYCYKEPPAAGDINDICENENSIDISAYIDPAAFNDEFLADLFHNSAKQDKAKLASGDFEYPNGAGGAAGAHQQVFGCMSNYMESSKLEPIYDHPSATRIRPVAIKQEPREDEEASQSPMPPTYHHPHHHHHHPQHLSHLQYQIAHCAQTTMHLQPGHPTPPPTPVPSPHHQHNSHGGSMKMMSGGDRSKSKKHVDKNSNEYRLRRERNNIAVRKSRDKAKMRNVETQQKVLELASDNDRLRKRVEHLTRELETLRGIFRQLPDGSLVKAMGNCA, from the coding sequence ATGGAGCAGCCCAACTTCTACGAGGTCGACCAGCGGCCCCTGATGACCAGCCTCCCCCAGAACCAGCAAGCCGCCTACTGTTACAAAGAGCCTCCAGCCGCGGGAGACATCAACGACATCTGCGAGAACGAGAACTCCATCGACATCAGCGCCTACATCGACCCGGCCGCCTTCAACGACGAGTTCCTGGCCGACCTGTTCCACAACAGCGCCAAACAAGACAAAGCCAAGCTGGCGAGCGGGGACTTCGAGTACCCCAATGGAGCCGGCGGCGCTGCGGGGGCGCACCAGCAGGTCTTCGGCTGCATGAGCAACTACATGGAGTCCTCCAAGTTGGAGCCCATCTACGACCACCCTTCAGCCACCAGAATCCGACCTGTGGCTATAAAACAAGAGCCCAGGGAGGACGAAGAAGCCAGCCAGTCACCCATGCCGCCGACCTACCACCATccccatcaccaccaccaccatccgCAGCACCTCTCGCATCTCCAGTACCAGATTGCGCATTGCGCGCAGACCACCATGCATCTCCAGCCGGGCCACCCGACGCCGCCCCCCACCCCGGTGCCCAGCCCTCACCACCAGCACAACAGCCACGGCGGGTCCATGAAGATGATGAGTGGCGGCGACAGGTCCAAATCCAAAAAGCACGTCGACAAGAACAGCAACGAGTATCGCCTCCGACGGGAGCGCAACAACATCGCGGTGAGGAAGAGCAGAGACAAGGCGAAGATGCGCAATGTGGAGACCCAGCAGAAAGTCCTGGAGCTGGCGTCCGACAACGACAGACTGCGGAAGAGGGTGGAACACCTCACCCGGGAACTGGAGACGTTAAGGGGCATCTTCAGGCAACTTCCCGACGGCTCTTTGGTCAAAGCGATGGGCAACTGTGCGTAA